A window of Roseobacter fucihabitans genomic DNA:
GTAATCCCTTATGGTTTTTGACGTTTTTCGTTCTGATCCCGATCTGGTCGAGCTTTCATTTCTATTGGGTACATCGGCTGTTGCACTGGCCACCGCTCTACAAAATCGCCCATTCTCTGCACCACCGCAATGTCAATGTTGGGCCGTGGTCAGGCATCTCGATGCATCCGATCGAACACCTGCTGTTTTATACCAACTTCGCGATCCATTTCGTTGTGCCGAGCCACCCTCTGCACGTGCTCTTCCACGGCTATGTGCAATCGACCCATCCGGTATTTTCACATTCCGGGTTTGAGGAACTGGTGATCAAGGACAAGCGCCAGGCCAAACTGGGCGTCTTCTTTCACCAATTGCATCACCGCTATTTCGAATGCAATTACGGCACGGTCGAAATGCCATGGGATCGTTGGTTTGGCAGCTATCACGACGGATCGGCCTGTGCGACGGATGAAACCCGCGCGCGCAAGAAGCAGATGTATACATGAATTATGGATTAACCGACGAACACCAGATGATTGCGGATACCGTCCGCAGTTTCGTGGAAAAAGAGATCTATCCGCATGAGGCATTGGTCGAGCGTACTGGCGAGGTGCCGCAGGAAATCGCCGATGAAATCAGGCGCAAGACGATTGAATTGGGGTTTTACGCCTGCAACTTCCCCGACAGCGTGGGATGCGCGGGGCTGAACCATCTGGAATTTGCGCTGGTTGAGCGCGAGTTGGGGCGCGGGTCCATGGCGCTCAACCACTTTTTTGGCCGCCCGCAAAACATCCTGATGGCCTGTGAGGGGGAGCAGGTCGAGCGCTACCTTATGCCTGCGGTGCGGGGCGCGCGTATGGACGCGCTGGCCATGACCGAACCGGGGGCGGGATCAGACGTGCGGGGCATGAAATGCGCCGCTGTGCGGGACGGCGGGGATTGGGTGGTGAACGGCACGAAACACTTTATTTCGGGTGCGGATCACGCCGATTTCATCATTGTTTTCATCGCCACGGGCGAGGATCAGACCCCCAAAGGTCCCAAGAAACGCATCACCGCCTTTCTGGTGGATCGCGACACGCCGGGGTTCACGATCCGTGAGGGGTATAAATCCGTCAGCCACCGGGGATATAAGAACATGATCCTCGATTTTGATGATTGCCGCTTGCCGGACGCGCAAGTGCTGGGTGCGGTCGATGGCGGGTTCGAGGTCATGAACACTTGGCTTTATGCGACGCGGATCACGGTGGCGACCATGAGCGTCGGGCGGGCGCGGCGCGTGTTTGATTATGCATTGAATTATGCGGCCGAACGCGAACAATTCGGCCAGAAGATCGGCAAGTTTCAGGGCGTCAGTTTTCAGCTTGCGGATATGATCACGCAGATCGATGCCGCGGATTTGCTGACGCTTGCCAGCGCGGATCGCTTGGATCGCGGGCTGCCCGCCAACCGCGAAATCGCCAGTGCGAAACTCTATGCCTCCGAGATGCTGGGGCGGGTCACGGACGCTGCGATCCAGATCCACGGCGGCATGGGGTTGATGGATGATTACCCGCTGGAGCGGTTCTGGCGCGATGCGCGTGTGGAGCGGATTTGGGATGGGACGTCGGAGATTCAACGCCACATCATCAGCCGCGATCTGCTGCGCGCTTTGGGTGCCTGAGGTCTTATGGCGCGGGCTCTGAGGCGTTTGCTCTCCCCTGATTCCGTGGTTGTGATCGGCGGTGGGGAGTGGTGCCGGCAAGTCTTGCACCAGCTTCTGGCGATGGGGTTTGCGGGTGACATCTGGCGGGTGCATCCCGATCCGACGCCGGTCGAAGGGATCCCCGCAGTTGCCACAATAGACGATCTGCCCGGCGTGCCGGACGCCGCTTTTATCGGGGTCAACCGGCATCTGTCGATCAAGGCGGTGGCCGCCTTGTCACGGATCGGCGCAGGAGGGGCGGTGTGTTTTGCGTCGGGCTTTTCCGAGGCCATGTCCGAGGATGCGCAGAGCACGGATTTGGAGGCTGATCTTGTCGCGGCGGCGGGTGACATGCCCCTTCTGGGCCCCAATTGCTATGGGTTCATCAATGCCATGGAAGGCGCGCTTTTGTGGCCCGACCAGCATGGGTGCAGTCGCGTTGCGCGGGGCGTGGCGATCCTGACGCAAAGCTCCAATATCGCGATCAACCTGACGATGCAGCTGCGCGGGCTGCCCATCGCCCGTGTCGTGGCCTGCGGGAATATGGCGCAGACCAGCCAGGCGGAGATCGCCACGGCCCTGCTCGATGATCCGCGCATCACGGCGATCGGTTTGCATGTCGAAGGCTTCGGCGATGTGGCGCAGTGGCATGCTCTGGCGCGCAAAGCCCAGACCAAGGGCGTGCCGTTGATTGCGATCAAAGTCGGTGCCTCAGAGCAGGCGCGCCAGGCGACGGTGTCGCACACGGCCTCGCTGGCGGGCAGCGATGCGGGGGCGGGGGCTCTCCTGCGCCGGTTAGGCATCGCGCGCCTGTTTGATCTGCCAAGCTTTCTGGAGACGCTCAAGCTGCTGCATGTCAACGGTCCGTTGGAAAGCAACGCGCTGTCCTGCATCAGCTGTTCAGGCGGAGAGGCGAGCCTTGCTGCGGACACGGCGGCGGGTCTTCAACTGCGGTTCCCGCCGCTGAGCAGGGATCAGACATCCGCGCTGCGCGACGCGTTGGGGCCGATGGTCGCGCTGTCCAACCCGTTGGATTATCATACATATATATGGGGCGATGCGGAGCGGATGGCGGCGGCCTGGTTACCGATGGCTGCGGCGCATATCGCGCTGGTGGTGGTGATCGTGGATTACCCGCATACGGACGCCAGCGCGTGGGATTGCGCCACCCGCGCCGCGATTGAGGTCCGCCGCGTCAGTGTACGCCCCGTGGCCGTGGTCGCGACCCTGCCCGAGTTGATGCCGCGTGACGTCTGTGAGCGGTTGCTGGGGGCTGATGTAACGCCGATCCATGGTCTGCGCGAGGCGATGGTCGCGGCGCAGGCGGCGGGAAATGTGACGTTGCCACATAGGCTGCCGCCTTTGGGTTTGGGTCCTGCGGTGGCACCGCAGATGCTGAACGAGGCGGCGGCCAAGGCGCTGTTGCACGCGCATGGTCTCGACGTTCCACAGGGTGTTGTTTTGTCCTCGCGCGCCGATGCCAGCCCGGCCGGTGAATTATCGGCGCCTCTGGTCCTGAAGGGGCAGGGGCTTGCGCATAAATCCGAAGTGAGTGCGGTCCTGCTCAATGTATCCCACGGTGGGCTTGCCGCCGCACTGGAACGCATGAAAGCCGAGAGTTTTCTGGTCGAGGAGATGGTGCAAGGTACGGTCGTCGAATTGCTGATTGCTGTGCTGCGCGACGACGCCCATGGTTTCGTTTTGACGATTGCGGCTGGCGGCGTTTTAACCGAACTTTGGCAGGACAGGGTGTCCTTGCTTTTGCCAGTGACCCAAGATGATATCGCAGAGGCGCTGACGGGTCTCAGAGTCTATCCGCTGCTGACGGGATACCGGGGCAGGCCGGGCGCAGATATTGATGCCGTCATCGCTGCCGTGATGGCGCTGCAAGACTGCATTATTGCGCATACAGCTGTGATCAGCGAGGTTGAGATCAACCCGCTCATCTGTACGTCCGAGCGCGCGGTGGCCGCTGATGCGCTGATCATGATGGCCCCGGAAATAGAACAAGAGGAAACATAGATGGACCCGATCAAGACCACCCGTAAAGGTGCCATTTTGCAGGTCACACTGGATAGGCCCAAGGCCAATGCTATCGACCTTGCGACCTCGCGGATCATGGGGGATGTGTTTGCAGCGTTCCGCGACGATCCCGAATTGCGCGTCGCCATCCTGACGGGGGCGGGTGAGAAGTTCTTCTGCCCCGGTTGGGACCTCAAGGCCGCCGCTGATGGCGATGCGGTGGACGGGGATTACGGTGTGGGCGGTTTTGGCGGGTTGCAGGAGCTGCGCGGCATGAACAAACCGGTGATCGCCGCCGTCAACGGGATCGCCTGCGGCGGTGGGCTGGAACTGGCGCTGAGCGCGGATATGATATTGGCGGCTGATCATGCGACATTCGCGCTGCCGGAAATCCGTTCGGGCACGGTTGCGGATGCGGCCTCGGTCAAGCTGCCCAAGCGCATTCCCTATCACATTGCGATGGAATTGTTGCTGACCGGGCGCTGGTTTGATGCGCAGGAGGCCAAGGGCTGGGGGCTGGTCAATGAGATCGTTCCGGCCAGCGATTTGATGGAGCGGGCTTGGGCGCTGGCGGCAACGCTCGCCTCTGGGCCGCCGCTGGTTTATGCCGCCATCAAGGAAATCGTGCGCGATGCGGAGGACGCCAAGTTTCAGGATGCCATGAACCGCATCACCGGGCGGCAATTGGAAACTGTCGACCGGCTCTATGCCTCGCAGGATCAATTGGAAGGCGCGCGGGCCTTTGCCGAAAAACGCGATCCTGTGTGGAAGGGTAAGTGAGGCGGCAGGGCTTGAACCTATGCGCGCGGGCGTCCAGATTGAGGGTATGAAAACACTCCTCTCCATTGGTCACGGCTATAGTGCGCGCGCTTTGGCGGCCCGATTGTTGCCGCAGGGCTGGCGTATCATCGGCACGACCCGAAGCGCCGAAAAAGCCGCGCAGATTGCAGCCACTGGGGTTGAACCGGTGATCTGGCCTGGATGTGATCTGTCTGCGGCATTGCAACAGGCGGATGCGCTGCTGGTTTCGGCCGGACCGGGGCCGGAGGGGGATCCGACCCTCGCGGCGATGCGCGCGGATATCGCGGCGGCGGCTCCAGGTCTGGATTGGGTCGGGTATCTCTCCACCACGGGCGTTTACGGTGATCACCAGGGCGGCTGGGTCGATGAAACATCCCCGCTGACGCCCTCGACCAAACGCGGCCTTGCCCGCGTCGCCGCAGAGACCGCGTGGCAGGCGATACCGGGTTTGAACCTGCATATTTTTCGTCTGGCGGGCATCTATGGTCCCGGTCGCGGACCCTTCGCCAAGGTGCGGGCCGGCACCGCGCGGCGCATCATCAAGGCGGGACAAGTGTTTTCCCGTATCCACGTGGAGGACATCGCGCAGGTGCTGGAAGCCTCGCTCGCGTGGCCCAATCCGGGCGCGATCTATAACCTGTGTGACGATGATCCCGCTCCACCACAGGACGTCATCGCCCATGCCGCGGAGCTTTTGGGGCTTCCGCTACCACCGGAGGTGGATTTCGAGACGGCGGATATGACCCCCATGGCGCGCAGTTTTTACGCCGAGAGTAAAAAAGTGAGGAACGATCTGATTAAGCAGGAGTTAGGTATTCGATTGCTTTTCGCGGATTACCGCGTCGGGCTGAACGCCTTGCTGGAAGAGGAAGAAAGAGATCGGAACGTCTCGGAGATATGACGATTGGCCGTTGACGCGCCTGCTTGACGCTGTGGACGGCGCGGCATCGGATGAAGATGAAACGGTGGCGGTCAGGGAGATCATATCGGAGATCGGCAGCCGGACGGTCACACCTGTCATACTCACCGTGGCCCTATTGTTGATGTCGCCACTCTCTGCAATACCCGGTTTGCCTACGACCGGAGCGATCATCATTGTCATTCTGTGCGTCCAGGCACTATTGGGGCGCCGTTTGTCGCTGCCGCGCCGTCTGATGGAAGCAGAACTGGCGACCTCAAAGGTTGCACATGCGACGGGCTGGCTGCGTCGTCCCGCAAAATGGGTCGATCGGGTGTCACAGCCCCGGCTTCATTTGCTGACGCGCGGGGCGATGCGGATCCTTGTTCTGGGGCTTTGCGCGGTGATTGCATTGTGGTTGCCGGCACTCGAGCTGATTCCTGGCGTCACGACAATAGGGGCCACGGCAATTGGCTTATTTGCTTTCGGCTTATTTGCACGTGATGGGTATTTTGTGATTGCTGGTTTTGTTTTGCTGATGATGATTGGTACGGGGGCTATTTTTCTGCTGAACGCTGCGGCAACCTGACACTAGGCCCGCGCCTCGCCGATCTGCGCCACGCCCAGCACATTCAGGACCTTGCTCTCGATTTCAGCGGCGTTCATGCCCGCGACCGCGTACATATCTGCCGGGCTCGCCTGATCGATGAAGATGTCAGGCAGCACCATGGAGCGGTATTTGAGACCTGTATCAAACACGCCTTCTTCGGCCAGAAGCTGCGCGACATGGCTGCCGAAACCGCCAACAGCGCCCTCCTCAATGGTGATGAGAGCCTCGTGGTCTTCGGCCAGTTGCAGGATCATGTCGCGATCAAGCGGTTTGGCGAAACGTGCATCCGCCACGGTGGGGGTAATACCGCGTGCTCTGAGCGCTTCGGCGGCTTTTTCGACCTCCGCCAGTCGCGTGCCGAAAGACAGGAGCGCAACCCGCGCGCCTTGAGAAATGATCCGACCCTTGCCGATTTCCAGCACCTCGCCGCGTTCGGGCATTTCCACCCCGTTACCTTCACCGCGCGGAAAACGAAAGGCTATGGGGCCTGCATCATATGCGACCGCCGTGGCCACCATATGTTTCAATTCCGCCTCATCGGCGGCGGCCATCACCACGAAACCGGGCAAGTTCGCCAGATAGGCAACGTCAAAGGCACCGGCATGGGTGGCCCCATCCGCGCCAACCAACCCCGCGCGATCAATGGCAAAGCGCACCGGTAGGCGTTGGATCGCCACATCATGCACGACCTGATCATACCCGCGTTGCAGGAACGTCGAATACATCGTGCAAAAGGGTTTCATGCCCCCCGCCGCAAGCGCCGCAGAGAAGGTCACGCCGTGCTGTTCGGCGATGCCCACATCAAAACACCGGCTCGGATAGCGTTCCGCGAAGAGGTTCAGCCCGGTGCCATCGGGCATGGCCGCCGTAACGGCACAGATCTTGTCGTCCGCTGCGGCTTCCTGCAACAGCGTCTCAGCAAAAACGCGGGTATAGCTGGGCGCATTGGAGGGGGCTTTTTTCTGCTCGCCGGTCACCACGTTGAATTTGGCCGTCGCGTGCCCCTTGTCGCGGGCGGTTTCGGCTGGGGCGTAACCCTTGCCCTTTTTGGTCAGCACATGGATCAGGATCGGCCCGGTCGCGCGGGCCTTGACGGTGCGCAATACGGGCAGCAGCTGGTCCATATCATGCCCGTCGATGGGTCCGATGTAGGAAAAGCCAAGCTGTTCAAACAAGGTGCCGCCGACGGCCATGCCCTTGAGGATATCCTTGGCCCGCTTGGCCCCTTCACGAAAGGGTTCGGGCAGAAGGCTGACCGCACCCTTGGCGGCGGCTTTGAAGTCCTGAAACGGCTCTTCGGCATAAAGACGGCTGAGATAGGCAGACATCGCGCCCGTCGGTGGGGCGATGGACATTTCATTATCGTTCAGGATCACCACCAGGCGCTTTTTCAGATGACCGGCGTTATTCATCGCCTCATAGGCCATGCCCGCGCTCATCGAGCCGTCCCCGATCACCGCAATCGCATCGCCCAGACCCTCGGGCACCACGCCGCCCAGATCACGCGCCACGGCAAAGCCGAGTGCTGCGGAAATCGACGTCGAACTATGCGCCGCCCCAAAGGGGTCATAGGGGGATTCGGAGCGTTTGGTGAAGCCGCTGAGACCGCCCTTCATGCGCAGGGTGCGGATGCGGTCGCGCCGTTCGGTCAGGATCTTATGCGGGTAACATTGGTGGCCCACGTCCCAGATGATCTTGTCGCGCGGCGTATCAAACACCGCATGCAGGGCCACGGTCAGCTCGACCACACCAAGACCCGCGCCCAGATG
This region includes:
- a CDS encoding acyl-CoA dehydrogenase family protein translates to MNYGLTDEHQMIADTVRSFVEKEIYPHEALVERTGEVPQEIADEIRRKTIELGFYACNFPDSVGCAGLNHLEFALVERELGRGSMALNHFFGRPQNILMACEGEQVERYLMPAVRGARMDALAMTEPGAGSDVRGMKCAAVRDGGDWVVNGTKHFISGADHADFIIVFIATGEDQTPKGPKKRITAFLVDRDTPGFTIREGYKSVSHRGYKNMILDFDDCRLPDAQVLGAVDGGFEVMNTWLYATRITVATMSVGRARRVFDYALNYAAEREQFGQKIGKFQGVSFQLADMITQIDAADLLTLASADRLDRGLPANREIASAKLYASEMLGRVTDAAIQIHGGMGLMDDYPLERFWRDARVERIWDGTSEIQRHIISRDLLRALGA
- a CDS encoding acetate--CoA ligase family protein, translating into MARALRRLLSPDSVVVIGGGEWCRQVLHQLLAMGFAGDIWRVHPDPTPVEGIPAVATIDDLPGVPDAAFIGVNRHLSIKAVAALSRIGAGGAVCFASGFSEAMSEDAQSTDLEADLVAAAGDMPLLGPNCYGFINAMEGALLWPDQHGCSRVARGVAILTQSSNIAINLTMQLRGLPIARVVACGNMAQTSQAEIATALLDDPRITAIGLHVEGFGDVAQWHALARKAQTKGVPLIAIKVGASEQARQATVSHTASLAGSDAGAGALLRRLGIARLFDLPSFLETLKLLHVNGPLESNALSCISCSGGEASLAADTAAGLQLRFPPLSRDQTSALRDALGPMVALSNPLDYHTYIWGDAERMAAAWLPMAAAHIALVVVIVDYPHTDASAWDCATRAAIEVRRVSVRPVAVVATLPELMPRDVCERLLGADVTPIHGLREAMVAAQAAGNVTLPHRLPPLGLGPAVAPQMLNEAAAKALLHAHGLDVPQGVVLSSRADASPAGELSAPLVLKGQGLAHKSEVSAVLLNVSHGGLAAALERMKAESFLVEEMVQGTVVELLIAVLRDDAHGFVLTIAAGGVLTELWQDRVSLLLPVTQDDIAEALTGLRVYPLLTGYRGRPGADIDAVIAAVMALQDCIIAHTAVISEVEINPLICTSERAVAADALIMMAPEIEQEET
- a CDS encoding carnitinyl-CoA dehydratase, producing MDPIKTTRKGAILQVTLDRPKANAIDLATSRIMGDVFAAFRDDPELRVAILTGAGEKFFCPGWDLKAAADGDAVDGDYGVGGFGGLQELRGMNKPVIAAVNGIACGGGLELALSADMILAADHATFALPEIRSGTVADAASVKLPKRIPYHIAMELLLTGRWFDAQEAKGWGLVNEIVPASDLMERAWALAATLASGPPLVYAAIKEIVRDAEDAKFQDAMNRITGRQLETVDRLYASQDQLEGARAFAEKRDPVWKGK
- a CDS encoding SDR family oxidoreductase; its protein translation is MRAGVQIEGMKTLLSIGHGYSARALAARLLPQGWRIIGTTRSAEKAAQIAATGVEPVIWPGCDLSAALQQADALLVSAGPGPEGDPTLAAMRADIAAAAPGLDWVGYLSTTGVYGDHQGGWVDETSPLTPSTKRGLARVAAETAWQAIPGLNLHIFRLAGIYGPGRGPFAKVRAGTARRIIKAGQVFSRIHVEDIAQVLEASLAWPNPGAIYNLCDDDPAPPQDVIAHAAELLGLPLPPEVDFETADMTPMARSFYAESKKVRNDLIKQELGIRLLFADYRVGLNALLEEEERDRNVSEI
- a CDS encoding exopolysaccharide biosynthesis protein, whose product is MTRLLDAVDGAASDEDETVAVREIISEIGSRTVTPVILTVALLLMSPLSAIPGLPTTGAIIIVILCVQALLGRRLSLPRRLMEAELATSKVAHATGWLRRPAKWVDRVSQPRLHLLTRGAMRILVLGLCAVIALWLPALELIPGVTTIGATAIGLFAFGLFARDGYFVIAGFVLLMMIGTGAIFLLNAAAT
- the dxs gene encoding 1-deoxy-D-xylulose-5-phosphate synthase → MTPKTPLLDTVQRPADMKHLSDRQLTQLANELRSETISAVSVTGGHLGAGLGVVELTVALHAVFDTPRDKIIWDVGHQCYPHKILTERRDRIRTLRMKGGLSGFTKRSESPYDPFGAAHSSTSISAALGFAVARDLGGVVPEGLGDAIAVIGDGSMSAGMAYEAMNNAGHLKKRLVVILNDNEMSIAPPTGAMSAYLSRLYAEEPFQDFKAAAKGAVSLLPEPFREGAKRAKDILKGMAVGGTLFEQLGFSYIGPIDGHDMDQLLPVLRTVKARATGPILIHVLTKKGKGYAPAETARDKGHATAKFNVVTGEQKKAPSNAPSYTRVFAETLLQEAAADDKICAVTAAMPDGTGLNLFAERYPSRCFDVGIAEQHGVTFSAALAAGGMKPFCTMYSTFLQRGYDQVVHDVAIQRLPVRFAIDRAGLVGADGATHAGAFDVAYLANLPGFVVMAAADEAELKHMVATAVAYDAGPIAFRFPRGEGNGVEMPERGEVLEIGKGRIISQGARVALLSFGTRLAEVEKAAEALRARGITPTVADARFAKPLDRDMILQLAEDHEALITIEEGAVGGFGSHVAQLLAEEGVFDTGLKYRSMVLPDIFIDQASPADMYAVAGMNAAEIESKVLNVLGVAQIGEARA